tgtgtggttcggaatttacgccggtgctataatcagtcTGATCTTCTTCGATCaaacactgactggacagcgttacgtgaacgaaatccttgaaggagtgatTGAtcagtttctcagcgaagtcccgctgtcacatattccacttctgtggtatcagcaaggtggggtaccagcacacagcagcagctgagcacgaaactgactggatgcgacttttcatgcgcaacatattggaaggcacgggcctgtaaatcaGCCGgccaggtcacctgacctctctccactcgatttctttctttggagttatgtgaaagatcgtgctcaCATGATCGAGACGggcgtcagattagttcaaggcaaggataacggatgtctgccgtagaattctcTCTACACGTTGGTcacttcccggtctgtttatttcgcttttattttttgacacgaacctgtttttgcagcacgtgtacacttgcatgaaaaataaaacggccTCTTTAATTTGGCATTGGTCCGatcgaagcaagtttctggcgcgaaatatagcttcgcgcgcactctttcgatgcggtgcaaGCAATGCCCGGATTTTGAAACGTGCTATGCatattccattgcttttcgcatttcatgcgtggtcagagcgacgcttcagccgcgttatcaaggggcttttcttatcagtgtgatcagtcggccttgacagacggataataagtgtaaCGTAGAAATAAGAAGAAGGTATAGCTGGCGAAACGCGAAAGCTGCTGTTAGTGCTCCTTCTGTACCATTAACAAGGTGATACGCTGTCTTTTTGGATTTGCGATatgcaatgcagttgctttcaatcagcttagtTGAggacgctgctttatgatgctggtgggagcgcagtcacgtgatattttcatatttcgtggggtttctttaccattcggaaaaaattagtacgcGATTAGTGCGCCGCTCAAAACACCACAGTTACATGTCATTTGTGGGCGCCTACAAATGACTTCTTGCGTGGGCCACGTACGCCCCATTCCGGGCCCTTACcctaccctcccccctcccttcccgCATTCATTTTTCTGGAAACCAAGCCAACAAGAAGACAATATGTGCCAAAAAAACCTGTTCTTTTGACGGACTCGACGCGTCGGCTGTCACCGGCGACATTCTTCTCCGCCACGTCCAGCACAGCGTGAATCATTCCATGTAATTCAGTCACGAAAGAAATGACTGATTCAGGACAACCACTAAGCAGCATGAGGAAAATCGGAAAGTGTGCAACACCAATGCAGCGTCGTGTCGCCAACTCCCTTCGGGCCGACCCATAAGGTTTTGGTGAATAAATGCTCTTAGATgctatgtaaaaaagaaagaaaggacgccCCTTGTGCCGGCGTTGTTCCAAGAGCATGTGCCGTCTTTGTACTGACACTCGTGCTGCAATAACTGAGACGAACTGCAATATTTGCATTGAGCATTCGTTTCCAAAGCTGCCAAAACTGCATAACTGTCTCTTTTACAGTCGGTCgagcttaaaaagaaagaacacgatCAAAATCCCGTTTCAAATGTCGTCGATTGTGTGACTTACATGGCTTGTTCGATTAGAAACTACAGTGATGCGACACGCAGCTTAAATAAACGAGAAGATGTCCCGTCTCAGAGTTGTCGGTGCGTATTTTGAGACTTACTGTATGCCACTGTGATCGTGCTTAATTTTCGGCCGACTGTAAATTAAACAATTTGCCGGTGCGCTTCTCGGTGCAGGCGTGTTACTACTTCCTGCTTTGTGTATTATCACCCGACATTTCCCTTGCATGAACCATGACGATAAGTTATGCCATGTTACAGTATTACAGTGTCGCCAATGCATTTTATTCGTTGTTGTCACTTGTTCTTGGTTGATCCTTCACTGCGGCATGGAAAAAGCCTGCTGCGTTCTGTTCTCATAGTGTTCCTCTGAGGAAATCGTGACATCTCGCTGATTAATCGATTGTGTGTCGGGACATTAAAGATCTTAATCACCTCGAAAATAACTATAGTAAACTCCCATTAAGACGAATCCGGTGAAGGCGGATTTTCGAGTATGAGGAAGAAGTGGGAACATTTGTTTGGTTTCCCATAAGTCCAATGGCAAGAATAATCCGCTTAACACGAGCCACTAATTTGGCTGCGCTGAACTTCTTCAGTCATCACTGGCACCTGCTATGTTCAGCTCAGTGAGGGGCCCAGGTCGGTAGACTTGGAGGAGGCGTCTCTGCTATAGCTACACGAAATGCAAATGCTGCTTTGTGGGCATAAACAGCAATATGCCAACGTCGACAGAGACGCGGAAACTAGCAGGGCTCACACCATATAAACAAAATTTTCAGCAGGTCCCCGAGGTGCCTCTGCCAACATCCCCTAGACTATAGCTATAAGTCTAGCTTGACTAGGGGACGACTGGGAGATGGGGATAGCGGGAACCAAATGAACAATCAGGCGACGTGCGAGAAAGACAGGGGTATTGCCTCCTCTGCAGGCTGCGTAATTATGGAATTGACATTGCCCTACAGCTACAAGAATCATCGCTGCTAAAATATGATGCATCCCTGTACGCTTCGGTGCATTTTCTGTTCAACATGAGAGCATCTAAAATGTTATGTTTTTGAGCAAGTTAAGTGAGATGTCTAATTTTGTAACAGCGCTGCGATTTGCACAACCGCGACAGGCAACGATTAATCAATTGTTTCAGTGTGCATTAAGGCAATGCTTTGTATCCCACGAGTCCTACAAACGTTTCTTTAGATCTGCCTTATGGAATTCACGATGTTTCATTTACCATTCTTCTCGTGGATATTTAGACACAGCGGTAATAGCAGCTTTTGAGTTTTGTGGATTACCTTTGTTGAGATGAGCTTCTGATGAGACCGATGATTCTGATGATTTTCACGGTCCCTTCGAATTCGTCTTAACGGGTCTTAACCATTTCTGCCATTTAACGCTGAACACACCTGGCACGGTATCTCAGCTTATGTTGCAAACGCACGAAAGGCGTGGACGCAAAGGAGGGgcgagcgatttttttttttttttaccgccgcGTATATGTCCTCCACGGCCATGGCAGCGCTAAGCCAGTGCCGTGCGCCTCGCAATGAAATCTGCAGTATTTCACAAATTTACACCATATAGGAGAAAATGGACTCAAATGGCTTAGCCTGCTCGGAGAGCAGGTTGAGCGGTGCACGAGCATGCGCAAAAGCAGAACTCTTCATGGTTTCTGCTGTAGGCAGAATGTAGAGCCACTATAGCTTAGGATTTATATCACACCATACTGATACACATATATACGTAAGCAGTGCACCCTCACGTAACATTTCGTTCAGACAAACTGTATTCTGCAACGTGAATTTCGTAAAGGTGCCAAGATCTGCACGGTATGTCGCATATCACTATAAGAAAGcttgatgagcaaaacgagaacaaggtaagaacgggagccaacgcttcgacaagtggacttgtctttttcaaggcgacatatgctccCTCTTTTACCTCGTTCTCATTTTActcgtcgtcttgaatttccatctcccgccttcccagCGTTTTCTCTATAAGAAAGCTTGAGAGGTTCAAAAGTCGCATCCGAAGAAGATTGTGTCTTATTTATTAAATTGTGGGTGACCTCCATGAAACTGCTCAGtggattatgaggaacgccgcaATGGAGAGCTCCCCGCTACTTTGTCCaactgggggttctttaacgtgcacctgaatctcaGTACACCAGTgatttcgcacttcgcccccatccaaatgcagcCGCCATTTCCGGGAGTCGAATACACGACCTCACGGTCCGCAGTAGGACGTCGTATAATACCGCGGCGGATAAAGGGGTACGTTGTAGAAAGTTTCCACTAGAGGAAATTCGGCTCTATTTGTTTGCTTAGAGGATTGTAGGTCTGTGCCGATACCTTATTTCCAAATTGTGGTAATGCTTCCATGACGACGACACGCAAAGAAATAAATTGCTTTTGGATTTGCGAGTATCCTGTTTCGGCAATTGTGACGTCACACTTGCTCGCTATAGTATCCAGTACACAATTTGAGTGGAGGGTGCCAACTGCAACACGTTCGTTAAGGGCGCCGTTCATAAAACTCGACTGAACGTTATGGCGGCATATAAAAGCTAGTTTCTTAGCAGGGTTTGCCATTAAGAGCAGAGCCACCACGTCTCCATTCCTGCATATCCAGTGGACTTCCTATAGTGAATCCACAAGGAAGGATGCCCAACCTTTCATTTCACTGGTGTTCCTCCATACTATACGAATTGCCGCATATCTCGCGGCTAATACACTAGCACATATTTCAATTGACTTTGTCCCAGCACCGATCTATAGCTGTCCTCAAAACTCTGGAGTACGCTAGCCTCCGAGGAGGCGTCGGGAGATTTTGGTATCCTTATACAACCCAACGGCTAGCAAGGCCTGGGAGAACTAATTACACGTGCAAACAAGTACGCATCTTCCCCTTGCTATTAGAAGAGAGAAAACGCGACATAGTGTGAACAATGCCGTGCGTTTTTACTTCAAGCCGCAAATACCTTCCGCTGTAGGTGCCATATCTGTACTCTTAAGAATACAAGGCATGTATGCAGCAGTTTCCATTGCCATTTCTAATTTTCATATGGGGCGAACTACAGTACCAAGCAAAACACAATCGATACCGCTTTACTATAAAAATACCGTATATCGCTACGGCAAAGTTTCTCGTGCCTGCGTTGTATTGCCCAACTGCGTGACGTTTCCCGACTGCGCGCTGTCTTCTGGCATAGTGGTAGATTGCAATTGCGTGTTAAACCATTTCGCAGTGCACGTATTCGCTCTTTTCATCGTTGCGTTAGCGCCGCACCGAAAAGCATCCGCAAACACACCGATTTCCTTGAGAGGTTCGTTGCATAAACGCCCGCCTTCTCTCTCACCGCACTGTTGATAGCACCAAACAGCGTAGAGGAGCTGCATGCCAGAAAGATCGGGCACGCCAGGGATGGTCAATGGCTTGTGGCCTTTGGTCGCTGTCATGGCCGCAGAGACGGTGACCGCTAGGGCAATTACGCGCTGAAGAATGACCATCTTGCCGCCTGACTCCGTGTCATTACTGGGCTCCCTCAGGCTGAAAATGCAGTCGGCGGCCTTGCGCCACCGCGCCGTGTTTTCCAGCGTCACGCACAGGACCTTGGCCATGGCAGACGCCATGAGTGAACCCAGGCTCGCGAGCTTGAGCAGCAGGGGCGCGCGGCGGTCGTATGCCGGCAAGACGGCCACGTCTGGCCGAAGGATGATGTCGTTGGACACGCCATCGATTCGGTAATATAGCAGGTCCGATGGAAGAACGCCGGCCGTTTCCATTGACACGTGATTCCAGAGGGAAGTGCTCCGGCCGACCATGAGTCGCTTCCAGTTCAGCAGCGGATCCGATGTCATGTCCTCGTATGTGGCGTAGTTCTCTTCGAGTGACCTTTCCTGCGAGAGTGACAGGAGGTCGAAAACGTGTCCCGTATCGTTAGCGTAGCTGCGCAGCCTCTTGACGTTGGAGCGTAGCTGGTCGCCCTTGGCGAACAAGTGGTTGTAAGATTCGCGCACCGTTTGCAATAGCTGTCTTATGTCGTGCTTCACATCTGCGGTGAACACCTTCGAGACGTACGGCGCTAAAAACGCGTAGCTGGCCGTTTGCTTTAATATGGCGTAGCAGAAGCGGTGCTGGTATTTCATCGCGTCCTGGTACGTTGGGAACTCCCTGATTATCCAGGGCGCATACACTCTCCTCGTCAGGATTTCTACCATGTACCACCTAAAATAGCCTTGCGCTTCCATAGCGCCAAATTGATTAGGAAGTTGCATGAATTTCTTAAACAGGAAGACAGAGTCTACGTAAAACCTGAGGGAGTTACTGCGGTTGAAGTACATGTCGAGAATGCTCGTCCACTGTCGCTGTGAGACGCCTCGAATCGCGTCCTGAATGCTATTCTCGTTCCAACCGGCGAAGTCGTTCGTAGAGTCCAGTGTGTTCAAAATGCTCATCGAATCCGTAACGACGTTCTCGTCCATCTTCTTCCAGTCGTCGTACGTCACGTTGGGAAGCTTGTTGGGCTCGAACGTCGTGTGAAACACCTCGTAATCGTTTCTGAGCGCGTCGTAAAAGCCAGGTTCCAGCCTCCTGCGGGCGTACGCCTTCAGTGACTCGCTGGGTGCCATCCGCAATGTGATCCCTCGGTGCGCGGGGCGGACATACGTGAACTTTAATGGAGCGGCAATGCGCCACTTGAAATGCAGGAAGAACGTCGCGTTCAGAGCGTCGACGGGCCCCTTCCAACCGGGTGGCGCGTACAGTCCGGCCTCCTCGAGGATCTGTACGAGGGTGGTGAGGTTGGTGTTGTTCTTGGCGACGATGTCTTCGCACGTCCGGTAGGCCAGCGCGGCCTTCTGTGCCGGCGACTGTCCTGTGGGAGGCACGTCCATCGTCCGGACGAGATCGGTGACGTCCCCGATAAGTTTGTCGAACAACACGTCGCCTTGGCTCCCCTGCAGGTGAAGCATAAGAACTGCCATGAGTACATCCTTTTGCGAAATGCCGCCAGTAGGTGCTGCTCATGAGCTCATAGATGAAGTCTAGggtttgacgaaaactcgtctggcgaggaaataacatggctgaataaacgtacactcgccaactgaaaaaactacaaaacacggattgacgtttcggcgcccaatacgggtgccttgttcacaatctgaacaacattgtgaacaaggcacccgtattgggcgccgaaacgtcaatccgtgttttgtagtttttttcagttggcgagtgtacgtttattcagccatgAGCTCACAGATGTAGCGTTAGCTTTTTACGTACATGCTTCCGCGACTGTGTATTGTCAAAACAAAGAGCTCCGTTAATTTCTTTAAAGGCCCCTTatcaggggtgttacataaggggtcaGGTGCAAAAATGAGCAATTTCACATAAGTGCTTTTATGCATAGGATAAAAGGTATGTACACTTCAATTAAAAAAGGGGGACTATTCATAGCGACAACATGGTGAGGAAGAGTATTCCAATCAGAtattctagggggggggggggattaagcATAGAATGTAGTTGTGTGTGAGGGTGGTTTTAAGGCGAACTTGGTGAGCAGTGGGCTGTGTTATTCTTGCAGATGGGGCGAATCATCGCATATGATTGAGTGAACTGTAAAAGAACTTTCGAAAAAGACCAAAGCTGGTGGCATTAGAGGGACTGTAAATCATAGTTTGCCTTTTTGTGATGACACGCTTACGTCGTACGAGTACGATGAATGAATGTACCTGGTAGCACAAGTTTGAAAGGACTCAGTTAGCAAGATAATTTTGATATGTGACCCGATAGGGCACGCGTATTCGACTTTAAGCCTATTAGTACGCCAGAAGATTATATTGCAGAGCATGACCCAATTGGCGAGTCAAGTTGAGTGCTCTATTAATGCGTGTGCCCCCTGATGAGATCATAGGAAATTGTAAAGTCTACGTACTTCAATGATTTGATTGTATGGGATTATCGGCTATTGTTTAAGAGGCTAGAAAGGCTTTACGGCGGCGAGTAAATGACATGCGCTTACATTTACTGGGACTGAAAGACATCAGCCAACGGGGAACGCCAAGACTGCACTCGGTTGACATATTGTTGTAAGTCTCTGCGTCAGTAGCATTATTAACGGTGTGGGTTATCGGCCAGTGTGCAAGAAAATAGAATGGGCTTACGGCAACGGTTAAACATGTGCTTACATTTACTGGGATTAGGAGTCAGTAGCATTACTAACAGTGTGGTGAATCTAGCAATGACCATCGAACATCCGAATTTTGCAACTTACACAAGGGTAAGTCATCATTATAGATTAAAAAACGAAACGGACCAGTAACAGATCCCTGAGGAACACACGAAGAGACCGAGAGAAGAACGGAAGAGgggtgatagaaaaaaaaatgcgcgtgaATTAGGTATGTTTCAAGCCATTTTAATACACAGGGGTTTAAATTTAAGAACGAAATCTTTTGTAGCATGTGTCGGTGAGAGAAtttatcgaatgcttttttcATAATCCGGAAAAGTAGTGTCAATTCGTTGATTACAGTCAAGGTTTACACGCAGGTCATGAAGGCCCTTACGAAACATGTTGTGACGGGTGGCGTCCACATGGTTTCGACTTAGGTTCAGCGCTACAATGCTTATATATTTAATGACCtgcgtcaaacacttgcctttgcttcgtgttgtcgacaagttcgacttcgccctgccatctgctagccgcctggttagctcagatggtagagtggctgcctcggaaaggcggtaGTTCCGGTTCGAGTGCCGgacgaggacgaatttttcttgaactcaaaggcttttctttcgaggaacccgtatgggtttcctttgtggcaattgctacgaacgggtggatgtctgattttccctttaataatatatcttaccagtactcacctatatacggggcagaaacctggagacttacgaaaatggttctacttaaattgaggacgacgcaacgagctatggaaagaagaatgattggtgtaacgttaagggataagaaaatagc
This Dermacentor albipictus isolate Rhodes 1998 colony chromosome 1, USDA_Dalb.pri_finalv2, whole genome shotgun sequence DNA region includes the following protein-coding sequences:
- the LOC135909788 gene encoding neprilysin-1-like, with product MADNDDHGGPNKTENKESPLRFLAPAMKPEKQGKAALPNLAEGTPALEPPRQSSDIPTIENSAPAPLPPSAGDRPSMNAGQDTPALRQLLPVQKRDDKSLAASATPKDTAPAAAAPPAPDEKAATKKKEEGSPRPSKSEKGAQGSVKGDKGTQGSTKSSNVKENQAMAKQDKVWMEETFGGVSFPDPEPEPQAAPPPPGLTPDEWNLLAIVLAVFVLLVLVLLVIVMVLEGSWARTGACHSEHCKHVAKLLLDSVSPDVNPCDNFYQRVCGRWKYAGSQGDVLFDKLIGDVTDLVRTMDVPPTGQSPAQKAALAYRTCEDIVAKNNTNLTTLVQILEEAGLYAPPGWKGPVDALNATFFLHFKWRIAAPLKFTYVRPAHRGITLRMAPSESLKAYARRRLEPGFYDALRNDYEVFHTTFEPNKLPNVTYDDWKKMDENVVTDSMSILNTLDSTNDFAGWNENSIQDAIRGVSQRQWTSILDMYFNRSNSLRFYVDSVFLFKKFMQLPNQFGAMEAQGYFRWYMVEILTRRVYAPWIIREFPTYQDAMKYQHRFCYAILKQTASYAFLAPYVSKVFTADVKHDIRQLLQTVRESYNHLFAKGDQLRSNVKRLRSYANDTGHVFDLLSLSQERSLEENYATYEDMTSDPLLNWKRLMVGRSTSLWNHVSMETAGVLPSDLLYYRIDGVSNDIILRPDVAVLPAYDRRAPLLLKLASLGSLMASAMAKVLCVTLENTARWRKAADCIFSLREPSNDTESGGKMVILQRVIALAVTVSAAMTATKGHKPLTIPGVPDLSGMQLLYAVWCYQQCGEREGGRLCNEPLKEIGVFADAFRCGANATMKRANTCTAKWFNTQLQSTTMPEDSAQSGNVTQLGNTTQARETLP